One Dysidea avara chromosome 8, odDysAvar1.4, whole genome shotgun sequence genomic window, gtcattgattccttggtcacggggcttacccttgctctgggactttacctgttcagacacccttgcccccatctaatttatctacttctgcaagtggtgccagctggctggcaaactctgcagagtcagctaagtacagaaagtattcttctctgattccatcatttcacttctcccctttGTGTGTTGAGACcttgggtgcttggggatcatgtgcatgctcattagtgaggcggataggttccggggtgatggaacagtctggtgataatagggccacccaatttttgattcagaaggttgccattgatgttcaacgtggcaatgctgcttctgtaatggcaacaataccatcatcccaggactgggcagagtttgcctctctgcccactgtttaagtgtttatttatattatcattgtcttagtatctttaaaaaaaataaaattaaaataaaataaaactgtAAGCCACAGATCAAGGCTACCAAATTTGTGCCAAGTCAAACAGTCAAGGGTAAAAATAATGTGTGCACTTTGTGCCAAAGATAAATTTAGCAAAATAACAACTAGCTACTAAACTAAGCTACAAGCTAGCTTATAAAATAACTACAAAAGTAGACATCAACAAAAGGGAAGTCAGTATCTCCACCGTGTAGAGCCCATTATCTCAAAATCATTCTCACATTGTTCAACCAAGTGTCACTGAAAACTGCTGAAGCAAGTTCTTACAAGCCAGTTGAGCAGAAGCACCACTTCTAGCTGTGGTGTGATCAGCAATGGAGTCGAGAGACCGAAGAGCGAATGGAGACCACACTCCAAATGTTTCGACAACAAGGGGCACACCCTACTTCCTCTACATCATCTCCATGGGTAAAAtaccaacccacaatcaaaaagtaaTCTCATAGCTACagtaagtcacaggtcaaagattgaaaaaggttcttagtcacaggtcaaagcaaaattttggtgggtcaagactttgactgtggtcccagatctacctacagcacgtATGTACCTGGCTTTAGCCATATCCCTAGTGAGGTGTAGTGACTACCTTTGTTAGCCTTTGTTACCTTGAAATCAGGCTCCATCTCAATTATTATGTTGATGTTATTACAGGAGCTCTGAATGCATTAAAAAGAAAGAAACGACTTGAGACACAGCTGACTCAGATTGATGGCACATTATCAATAATAGAGTTCCAACGAGAAGCACTGGAGAATGCTCAGAGTAATGCTGAAGTGTTGAAGATTATGAGTCTTGCTGCTAAGGCACTGAAACATGCCCAACAAAATCtgtaagtgtgtgtatgtgtgttattaTGAAGTCCTGTTGGTGGTCGAAGCACACACTGTGATAATATCAAAGTACCCTGATTATCACAGGATCCTAATTagcaaggtgtcctgattttggGAGTCTACAAAttaaatgggaccatggacaagtgtcctgattatcaaagtgtccttattagtgaggtgtcctgatttcaggggtctaaatgtgtgtacactaatacaaatgggaccatggacaagtgtcctaattatcaaggtgtccttattagtgaggtgtcctacaaacaaatcaccctgtacagagtttggctacgaacagatcaccctgtacagagttcagctagatacaagtcatcctgtacagagttcagctgatttcaggggtctaaatgtgtgtacactaatactcCATTCACACCAGCTCGCAAGCTCGGTACTGCTCGGTACGGTACAGTTCGGTCCAGCAAAAGTATCGCGTGTGAACACATACCAACCGTCCCGCACCGAACCAAGCTAGTCGTGCCAAAATTACGAGGCTGCTCGCACTGGTACGGTTCGGTTCGCACAGTTGCCACTCGTCTGAACACAATTTGGGTCGGCAACTCGGACCATCCCACAATTTAAAGTGCTCTCTAAATCGAAATCTTAGTGGTGCAACACGTGGTGACCAGTCGTTAAGTGGTGTGTTAATAGCCGATCGTTAATAGCTACGTATGGTAACAGCTAAAATCAGCTATGGCTACGTTCTGGAGCAAAGAAGAGACACTTAAACTTATTAGCATATGGGGTGATGCCAGTATACAAGAGCAGCTAGAGGGATGTCGAAGAAATAGAGATGTGTACACAAAGATTGCCAATGAGTTAGCAGATGCAGGTTATACTAGATCTATGGATCAATGTAGGGACAAAATGAAGAAGCTAAGAGGTGAATATAAAAAAGTAAAGGATAAAAGAAAGGAAACTGGACAAGGCAGATACCCAGAGTGGGATTACTTTGATGCCATAGATGGAGTAATTGGTCACAAGCCAGCTACTCAACCTCCAGTGGTTGTAGATTCATCTCTGAATGACCCGATTGCAAGAATGGACGACACTATTCCAGACACTTTTGATCAGTCATCGAGCTATGATTCTACGCAGTTTAATGATAATGATGAGTCACAAGCAGTGAGTGACACAACCGACCCTATAACACTGGTACCATCTGCTAGTAGTGAAACGTCTGAGACTCCTGCAGGCAACAGTACAACACCACCAGAAAAGGAAGCTGTCAACAACACAAGAAAGCGCAAGAAATCCAAGTATGATGTCACAGGAGATTTGCTTGACAAGTTTATATCTATGCAGGAGAAATCAGACAAGATGATGATGGAGCTAGAAAACAAAAGAGCAAAAATGGAAGAACGTCAGATGGAACTGGAGGCCCAAATGAGGAGGGATGAGCAAAACTTCCAATTACAAATGATGAACGTACTTACAAGAGGTAACGTCAATCCACATCCCAGTTCATTTCAATTGCCATACCCATCCTATCCTTATCCGGACCCATATGATCCTGATGCCACACAAGATGGGTTGTAGAGCCCTAAGGTACATCTCATGTGATTACTGAAACATAATTGTATAGTTGTATACACTTTTCGCATCATTCAATGTACCAATGTTATTATAATAATCAAATACAAGAAAAGTTAATCTTGTAAAGTTTTTAATACGTGTAGTctattatatgcatgcatgcatagtacATACTTGCATAGTACATACTTGCTTAATGTGTTTGAAAGTAACTGACCAAAGCATTCCTGATTTGCCTTGATCTGCTACTGTTGCTACTTGACGTATCTCTATACATTGTAGTGGCTGGTTGATCGTGAGTATCTTCAGCTTGTAACCAAGCATCATTGAAATGTTGATTGTGCTGCTCACAAATGTTGTGTAGAACACAAGCAGCAGCAATAACCTGTGGAATGTTGTGTACAAACATGTCATTCCTTTTCATCAATCTTCGCCACCGAGCCTTCAACCTGCCAAATGTATTCTCAACCACAATTCTAGCTCTACTAATTCGATAATTGAAAGTACGTTGCTGGGTAGTTAAATCACTGTTATGTTGGAAGGGCTTCAAAAGCCATGACTGTAAAGGATATGCTGAATCCCCTATCATAAACAGTGGAACGCTGATGCCAGAAATGAGTTCTGGTTTATCCGGTAACAATTGTCCTCTTGTAATTTTTGAATACAAATTAGAGTGAGAGAACACCCGTGCATCATGGACACTGCCTGGCCATCCCACGCATATGTCCAGGAAGCAGTAATTGGCGTCAGCCAAACCTTGAATGAGCATAGAGTACCACCCCTTCCTATTATAATAGTCGGTATGATTTTCACATGGTACCGATATAGGTACATGGCAACCATCTACAGCACCGAAGCATTGAGGTACACCCCACTTGCTTTTAAACAAGTTCACTGTTTGATCCAAGTCCCTACCAGTCGGAAACTTTATATATTCCTTGAGTAGCACATCTACGATTGCGTTGCAAGT contains:
- the LOC136262721 gene encoding uncharacterized protein produces the protein MFILQRQRVMDLSVQLFQFLCVESTRRARLRARRAKKRLQIAKRSLENFRRQQVAKRRILMAISLLVAQLLTPIERLCWTVTRSDTWWKNIVLRTFTHQDWLENFRMSKETFLYICRRLSGVLIRQDTVMRRSISVQQRVAITLWCLATPAEYRTISHLFGVARSSVCEIVHETCNAIVDVLLKEYIKFPTGRDLDQTVNLFKSKWGVPQCFGAVDGCHVPISVPCENHTDYYNRKGWYSMLIQGLADANYCFLDICVGWPGSVHDARVFSHSNLYSKITRGQLLPDKPELISGISVPLFMIGDSAYPLQSWLLKPFQHNSDLTTQQRTFNYRISRARIVVENTFGRLKARWRRLMKRNDMFVHNIPQVIAAACVLHNICEQHNQHFNDAWLQAEDTHDQPATTMYRDTSSSNSSRSRQIRNALVSYFQTH